A genomic window from Fusarium falciforme chromosome 2, complete sequence includes:
- a CDS encoding DBF4-type domain-containing protein has product MATISVSPTPAPISAMSSRRGPLTNNPNVANSPLRGASALAGYAKSRRSHATVQREEAYGQPPPMKKQVLEYGVQRSARSPTRASRTVLVQRGVSRPPVKERASRAVSSRDIDTEKEAWKKHHRAKFPKMVFYFESIPDDIRARLTKRVTYLGARQEPFFSIAVTHVVTTRSIPPERTEAEPDHGHDDHEPEEQPQTINPSLLDRNTEARRKLLFEFRNAPSRSQHLDDPAKRTKGARNNDVLYKAREMGKKIWSLDKFQNMLSVLLEGETGSSYSSRSASTRGHYSNSREPNLLQLLHHERLNGPSDRDPTAVHRELCYFKGPHIYIWDMDEKHKPIMVREYPKVANKADGEWPQFRSVGNGRCPFVEDHDVPDKDHRRQQEKARAVKREESVPILRPPQIPVPKPVTGKRTLTEMEDAQNRARAVTPTELFNPKAIMSKPADIRQNAFTGRAGTGRLFAGEPVASGVQPSNITSAIRSQMVSSTSGVNGAKAGTSKEVHGLQRKVLQKAAPASHDVSSRRLAEVSMDVASSRSTTMGRHTSRPADVQEEEQKTERKTQQSLKSKRDLKPGYCENCQDKFRDFDEHILSRKHRKFAENDDNWIELDSLLSQLKRMPKFSPGSDEEEGW; this is encoded by the exons ATGGCAACTATATCTGTATCGCCGACGCCTGCTcccatctcggccatgtcCTCGAGACGGGGCCCGTTGACAAACAACCCCAATGTCGCCAATTCACCCCTCCGGGGAGCTTCCGCATTGGCTGGATATGCCAAGTCGAGGCGATCCCATGCCACTGTCCAGCGTGAAGAGGCCTATGGACAGCCTCCGCCCATGAAGAAGCAGGTCCTCGAGTATGGCGTGCAAAGGTCTGCACGCTCTCCCACTCGGGCATCACGGACTGTCCTCGTTCAGCGAGGCGTCTCGCGTCCTCCTGTCAAGGAGCGAGCTTCAAGAGCTGTGTCGTCGAGGGATATCGATACCGAGAAGGAAGCATGGAAGAAGCACCACCGTGCCAAGTTCCCCAAGATGGTCTTTTACTTTGAAAGCATCCCGGATGATATTCGTGCTAGACTAACAAAGCGAGTTACCTATCTTGGAGCT CGCCAAGAACCtttcttctccatcgccgTCACCCATGTCGTTACTACTCGATCGATCCCGCCTGAGAGGACAGAGGCCGAGCCTGATCATGGACATGATGATCACGAGCCAGAGGAGCAGCCTCAGACCATCAACCCGTCGTTATTGGACCGCAACACAGAAGCTAGGCGGAAGCTTCTCTTTGAGTTCCGGAACGCACCTTCACGGTCACAGCACCTGGATGACCCCGCAAAGCGTACCAAGGGTGCCAGGAACAATGATGTTCTGTACAAGGCCCGTGAGATGGGAAAGAAGATCTGGTCGCTGGACAAGTTTCAGAACATGCTGTCAGTTCTGCTTGAGGGAGAGACTGGTAGCTCGTATAGTTCAAGATCCGCGAGCACCCGAGGCCACTACAGCAACTCGAGGGAGCCTAACCTGCTCCAGCTGCTGCACCACGAGCGTCTGAATGGTCCTTCAGACCGTGACCCCACGGCAGTTCACCGAGAGCTTTGTTATTTCAAGGGCCCGCACATCTATATCTGGGATATGGATGAGAAGCACAAGCCTATCATGGTCCGCGAGTACCCCAAGGTGGCTAACAAGGCCGATGGAGAGTGGCCACAGTTCCGAAGCGTTGGAAACGGCCGATGTCCTTTTGTGGAGGATCACGATGTCCCGGATAAGGACCACCGCCGCCAACAAGAAAAGGCACGGGCTGTCAAGCGAGAGGAATCGGTTCCCATTCTGCGACCGCCGCAGATCCCTGTGCCCAAGCCAGTAACAGGCAAGCGGACACTTACAGAGATGGAGGATGCTCAGAACAGGGCCCGGGCTGTGACGCCAACCGAGCTGTTCAATCCCAAGGCGATCATGTCGAAGCCGGCAGACATCCGACAGAATGCCTTTACAGGCCGTGCTGGTACCGGCAGGCTTTTTGCTGGAGAGCCCGTGGCTTCAGGTGTTCAGCCCTCCAACATCACCTCCGCCATCAGGTCTCAGATGGTATCATCGACATCAGGCGTGAACGGAGCCAAGGCTGGAACGAGTAAAGAGGTCCATGGTCTGCAGCGAAAGGTGTTACAAAAGGCGGCTCCCGCGTCACACGACGTGAGCTCGCGTCGCCTTGCCGAGGTGTCAATGGATGTCGCATCTAGCAGATCGACAACGATGGGTCGACATACCTCGCGACCTGCTGACGttcaagaggaggagcaaaAGACGGAGCGGAAAACACAGCAGTCCCTCAAGAGCAAGCGGGATCTCAAGCCTGGCTACTGTGAAAACTGCCAGGACAAGTTCCgcgactttgacgag CACATTCTGTCTCGCAAGCACCGCAAGTTTGCCGAAAACGACGACAACTGGATTGAGCTTGATTCTCTCCTGTCACAACTCAAACGAATGCCCAAGTTTTCTCCAGGatccgacgaggaagagggatGGTAA
- a CDS encoding 3-methyl-2-oxobutanoate hydroxymethyltransferase, which translates to MSSVINPISRRASSLLPRLRSRPVWTLGPRPVAIGGAVQIRSSSHSPMGSPPTIQRKKVTLGTLRSLHRKGEPITVMTAHDFPSAHVADHAGMDIVLVGDSLAMVALGMEDTSEVILEEMLLHCRSVARATKSAFTVGDLPMGTYEIGPEQALATAIRFIKQGRVQGVKLEGGKEMAPTIKKITTAGIPVLGHVGLTPQRQNALGGFRVQGKTSAGAMSILEDALAIQEAGCFAMVVEAVPAEVAALITEKLSIPTIGIGAGNGCSGQVLVQVDMTGNFPPGRFLPKFVKKYGDVWGESMRAIEAYRDEVKTRQYPGPEHTYPISAEELDNFTKAVKDL; encoded by the exons ATGTCCTCAGTCATCAATCCCATCTCGAGGCGTGCCTCTTCCCTCCTGCCCCGGCTCCGATCCCGGCCGGTATGGACCCTCGGCCCCCGGCCCGTCGCCATTGGAGGTGCCGTGCAGATCCGGTCCAGCTCCCACTCCCCCATGGGATCACCCCCGACCATCCAGCGGAAAAAGGTTACCCTCGGAACCTTGCGCTCACTGCACCGCAAGGGTGAGCCCATCACTGTCATGACTGCCCATGACTTCCCCAGCGCCCATGTCGCCGATCATGCCGGTATGGATATTGTTCTCGTTGGTGATAGTCTTGCCATGGTTGCTCTCGGTATGGAGGATACCAGTGAAGTCATCTTGGAAGAGATGCTTCTGCACTGTCGGTCTGTCGCGAGAGCAACCAAGTCGGCCTTTACA GTCGGTGATCTGCCAATGGGTACATATGAGATTGGACCGGAGCAGGCTCTTGCTACCGCCATTCGCTTCATCAAGCAAGGCCGTGTTCAGGGTGTCAAGCTTGAGGGTGGCAAGGAAATGGCCCCTACCATCAAGAAGATTACCACTGCTGGCATCCCAGTGCTCGGCCACGTTGGCTTGACGCCTCAAAGACAGAACGCTCTTGGTGGTTTCCGTGTCCAGGGCAAGACGAGCGCCGGTGCTATGAGCATTCTTGAGGACGCACTCGCCATTCAGGAGGCCGGCTGCTTCGCCATGGTTGTCGAGGCTGTTCCTGCAGAGGTGGCCGCCCTCATCACCGAGAAGTTGTCTATTCCCACCATCGGCATCGGCGCTGGCAACGGTTGCTCCGGCCAGGTTTTGGTGCAAGTCGACATGACTGGAAACTTCCCCCCTGGAAGATTCCTGCCCAAGTTTGTCAAGAAATATGGTGATGTCTGGGGTGAGAGCATGCGGGCCATCGAGGCGTACCGGGATGAGGTCAAGACACGACAATATCCCGGCCCTGAGCACACATATCCCATCTCAGCAGAGGAACTTGATAACTTTACCAAGGCGGTCAAGGATCTGTGA
- a CDS encoding DNA-binding protein RAP1 — protein sequence MGTTYNGVNGVQGGNIFKDVKFWVAQRVPLRSTWIDDIKQNGGIVVPLEKHADMLIADHKRLDAPPGSYSWKFIEDSVRNGIIQIKDKYRIGPDPDLPRPVGAKHGAKTTRTPFTKDDDANLARWVLSQRSQQQQGNAIYQQYEAINPRHTWQSWRDRFVKRLQPRGMAALERLAAEAPEADVSEPAVPPELSPRPATEKRQTARQSEPQAARVLGEPQDARRSEPQSIQRPRPQPNTVPESAPERSQSQTRPASVLSQDDPTRQIFYEDLNDFKTTSKADIKERLNINGRTIDLFDLAMAVDASQVDSQMYDWYLVAEKLGFDDPDEDTATQLQVCYDEHLSEFVAAMATFELEDEDNVELEAEGPEEGPFEQDVPEQASSQWPASYVPSSPPVVIGRKRSAGQRQLSAGHGTKRPRYDKDMVIPSTPDADLDAELPAVENSPSARKSSQWRGYVDESEASQHLPPLPPLQAESQDLGTGQSPITEPRRQSLAATQEYRHGELDPTPIPFSLKRPREQRVSTGRQAPRVEPPRPSRESSSRNGVPRQPPEQAISTPKPKSMTHSAPRRSLPTSFTSSHSTSRHTTTAPPRTETVSRTNPSPRTNQSESTSSNRREIQKWTTYYENRGFPRDIVVEALKRTTLTPGNLALQVMESLQAGRGVPSRHEGIWTDRDDDDLAFVSMVDFSQSPTNTSEELQQQRAQKAHNRLIRKHTFQRFELRKAFLRAQANQGHSKE from the exons ATGGGCACGACATACAATGGCGTCAACGGCGTCCAGGGAGGGAATATTTTCAAAGATGTCAAGTTCTGGGTGGCCCAGCGGGTGCCATTGAGATCTACCTGGATTGACGACATCAAG CAAAACGGAGGTATAGTGGTACCTCTAGAGAAGCATGCGGACATGCTAATAGCGGACCACAAGAGGCTGGATGCGCCCCCAGGGTCATATTCATGGAAATTTATCGAGGATTCAGTCCGTAACGGCATTATCCAGATCAAGGACAAATATCGCATCGGACCTGATCCAGATCTCCCAAGACCAGTTGGCGCAAAGCATGGTGCCAAGACCACTCGTACTCCTTTCACCAAGGATGACGATGCAAACCTCGCCAGATGGGTGCTCTCTCAAAGgtctcagcagcagcaagggaATGCTATTTACCAGCAATACGAGGCGATT AACCCTCGACATACATGGCAATCATGGCGCGACCGGTTTGTCAAAAGGCTCCAGCCACGCGGGATGGCAGCGCTGGAAAGGTTAGCAGCTGAGGCGCCAGAGGCCGATGTGAGCGAGCCAGCTGTGCCACCTGAACTATCACCGCGCCCTGCTACTGAAAAAAGGCAAACTGCCAGACAATCTGAACCGCAGGCTGCTCGGGTGCTCGGTGAACCTCAAGACGCTAGACGATCTGAACCACAGAGCATTCAGCGGCCCAGACCACAACCTAACACTGTCCCCGAGAGCGCACCAGAGAGATCACAGAGCCAGACGCGGCCGGCTTCTGTTCTTTCACAAGACGATCCTACAAGGCAGATCTTCTACGAAGATCTCAACGACTTCAAGACCACTTCCAAAGCCGACATCAAGGAACGGCTGAACATTAACGGAAGGACCATCGACCTGTTTGACCTGGCAATGGCGGTCGATGCCAGCCAGGTGGATAGCCAGATGTATGACTGGTACCTAGTTGCTGAAAAACTAGGATTTGATGACCCAGACGAGGACACGGCCACGCAGCTGCAAGTATGCTATGACGAGCACCTAAGCGAGTTTGTCGCGGCAATGGCAACTTTCGagcttgaagatgaagacaacGTGGAGCTAGAGGCTGAAGGTCCCGAAGAAGGACCCTTTGAGCAAGACGTGCCCGAACAGGCCAGCTCTCAGTGGCCTGCGAGCTATGTTCCCTCTTCACCTCCTGTTGTCATCGGAAGAAAGCGTTCTGCTGGTCAGCGGCAGCTCTCAGCTGGCCATGGGACAAAGAGGCCGCGTTACGACAAGGACATGGTTATCCCATCAACGCCAGACGCTGACCTGGACGCAGAGTTGCCTGCTGTCGAGAACTCGCCAAGTGCTCGCAAAAGCTCCCAGTGGCGGGGCTATGTCGACGAGAGTGAAGCCTCACAGCATCTTCCACCTCTCCCCCCTTTGCAAGCAGAATCTCAAGACCTTGGCACAGGTCAGTCGCCAATAACAGAGCCCCGGCGCCAATCACTTGCCGCCACTCAAGAGTATCGGCATGGAGAACTAGATCCCACACCAATCCCCTTTTCTCTCAAACGGCCCCGCGAGCAGAGGGTATCTACTGGTCGACAAGCACCACGAGTTGagcctccaaggccaagccgcGAAAGCAGTTCGAGAAACGGTGTTCCCAGGCAACCTCCTGAACAAGCCATTTCAACACCAAAGCCGAAATCAATGACCCACTCAGCCCCCCGGCGATCCCTTCCCACGTCTTTCACCTCCTCACACTCCACCTCAAGACACACAACTACTGCGCCTCCGAGAACCGAAACCGTCTCGAGAACGAACCCATCTCCGAGAACCAATCAGTCAGAATCCACCAGCTCCAACCGTCGAGAAATCCAGAAGTGGACGACATACTATGAGAACCGCGGATTTCCGCGTGATATCGTTGTAGAAGCCCTGAAACGGACGACGCTCACTCCTGGAAACCTGGCACTGCAGGTCATGGAGTCTCTCCAGGCTGGCCGTGGGGTACCTTCTCGGCATGAAGGCATCTGGACGGAtcgcgacgacgacgacctaGCCTTTGTGTCAATGGTTGATTTCTCCCAGTCTCCGACCAACACGAGTGAGGAGCTGCAACAGCAGCGTGCTCAAAAGGCCCATAATCGTCTCATCAGAAAGCACACGTTTCAAAGATTTGAACTGAGGAAAGCGTTCCTGCGCGCCCAGGCGAACCAAGGTCACTCGAAGGAATAG
- a CDS encoding Ubiquitin-conjugating enzyme E2 8 has product MSSPRRRIETDVSGNPSGATAMSLLIRVAMLGHEVRYNLRIVLMSDYEVTLVNDNTPFEGGMWKVHVELPDTYPYKSPSIGFVNRIFHPNIDELSGSVCLDVINQTWSPMFDMINIFEVFLPQLLRYPNPTDPLNGEAAALLIREPKSYDAKVKEYVQKYATKDAADDAGAESEDDDDMSSVASFGDDDDEPAGQMDDV; this is encoded by the exons ATGAGTAGCCCACGCCGCAGGATCGAGACCGATGTGAGTGGGAACCCCTCTGGTGCGACTGCAATGTCCTTGCTAATCCGTGTCGCAATGTTAGGTCATGAAGTGCGCTACAACCTCCGGATAGT GCTCATGAGCGACTATGAAGTCACTCTGGTCAACGACAACA CTCCGTTCGAGGGCGGCATGTGGAAGGTCCATGTTGAACTCCCGGATACCTACCCATACAAATCCCCTAGCATTGGATTCGTGAACCGTATTTTCCACCCGAACATCGACGAGCT CTCCGGCTCCGTGTGCCTCGACGTCATCAACCAGACCTGGTCCCCGATGTTCGATATGATCAACATCTTTGAGGTGTTCCTCCCCCAACTTCTACGATACCCGAACCCGACCGATCCTCTGAATGGCGAAGCCGCAGCGTTGTTGATTAGGGAGCCTAAGAGCTATGATGCCAAAGTGAAAG AATATGTGCAGAAATATGCAACCAAGGATGCGGCCGACGACGCGGGAGCCGAgagcgaagacgacgacgacatgtcCTCGGTGGCGAGCttcggcgacgacgacgacgagcccgCGGGCCAGATGGACGACGTATAG
- a CDS encoding Palmitoyltransferase, translating to MSSFKTIILLILFISFMVFVAFFGRLPALRRTPIAFLYKVIWVYIPNGVLGVDNILTGGRISKYLSRFGNYMVHERHWTVVIFFLLIMSIGEYMYLPEAWSKIGTFSKFTVAITVFLPYLFLYLACAADPGYITPENHEYYLSLYPYDHTLFHPGHVCRTCKLLKPARSKHCNLCKRCVAKADHHCVFINSCVGYGNQHYFVLLLASTALLCTYGGVLGLSIITARIPRWSPHWSWWKPKSMDWTEYVAAWGWAIQDNVNMGATALLAILTAPLVWGLLLYTIYLIWSGTTTNETLKWSEWKEDMQDGYAFRRSMPANRRKNERVEPRYTRWPVETEQILITTQDGRPPKDDAPIPGEGPWERVWGLGHVENLYDMGFWDNLVDVFVADYAFGQSSDDLNVERRRRR from the exons ATGAGCTCGTTCAAAACCATCATATTGTTGATTCTTTTCATCTCTTTCATGGTCTTTGTGGCCTTTTTTGGAAGATTACCTGCTCTAAG GCGAACTCCAATAGCCTTTCTATACAAGGTGATATGGGTTTACATCCCCAATGGCGTTCTGGGGGTGGACAATATCCTCACTGGAGGGAGGATATCCAAATATTTATCACGGTTTGGTAACTATATGGTGCACGAGAGGCACTGGACTGTTGTG atcttcttcttgctcatcATGAGCATTGGCGAGTACATGTACCTTCCTGAAGCTTGGTCCAAGATTGGAACTTTTTCCAAGTTTACTGTCGCCATAACCGTCTTCCTCCCTTACCTGTTTCTCTATCTTGCGTGCGCCGCCGACCCCGGCTACATCACGCCTGAGAACCATGAGTACTATCTCTCTCTCTACCCTTACGACCATACCCTGTTCCATCCTGGACACGTCTGCCGGACCTGCAAGCTTCTTAAGCCTGCTCGATCCAAGCACTGCAACCTCTGCAAGCGTTGCGTAGCCAAAGCTGATCACCACTGCGTCTTCATCAACTCATGCGTCGGCTATGGGAACCAGCACTACTTTGTGCTCTTACTCGCCTCCACTGCTCTTCTATGTACATACGGCGGCGTTCTTGGGTTATCGATCATCACAGCGAGAATACCCAGATGGAGTCCTCACTGGTCTTGGTGGAAGCCCAAAAGCATGGACTGGACAGAGTACGTGGCTGCTTGGGGATGGGCGATCCAAGACAATGTCAACATGGGCGCCACAGCCCTCCTCGCCATACTCACGGCCCCTCTCGTCTGGGGTCTTCTTCTCTACACGATCTACCTCATCTGGAGCGGCACCACCACAAACGAGACTCTCAAGTGGTCAGAGTGGAAGGAGGACATGCAGGACGGCTACGCATTCCGCCGCTCCATGCCAGCCAACCGACGAAAGAATGAACGTGTCGAACCTCGCTATACTCGCTGGCCCGTCGAGACGGAGCAGATCCTCATCACCACGCAAGACGGACGACCTCCGAAGGACGACGCCCCGATTCCTGGAGAAGGACCTTGGGAGAGAGTCTGGGGTCTCGGCCATGTCGAGAATCTTTACGACATGGGATTCTGGGATAACTTGGTCGACGTCTTTGTGGCAGACTATGCGTTTGGTCAGAGTTCTGACGACCTCAATGTCGAGAGGCGTCGCCGGCGATGA
- a CDS encoding BHLH domain-containing protein, which translates to MDPNLLSFFSVPNNQTLNPVDQNAESSAGAISQQQQQQQEPSPWRPLEGDMVDRTSGPQGGPVSSYDHQSSAPSDITFTQAPMPSPYTQHKTVLPTRGHPRTHPRKRDAHDRKRTKVDTESALESLDYWIQFDDDEAERTGSYEIDFSKRYDMMNNTSTTRPGFGSSSTTPGLGTGIYATAPPFKGNDYFDDNALDNALSEDEEGFDSMSLEEHLSKIETMPPPEVPPREGLYSTPLSWEKPEPGLRMEPNFGVGESPGGMSSAGYGQTMPGVGNQVLSNDEQRRLLAIAMNTGRTPASFMPPSGFGLGFGAGLGSGLPPEFNASIDSILGTPGEQSQKQTPTPADSTKAPSRNQDIKTEASSETGTALSSSRPQLHRSNTDTTDKGKDKMKSGDRTAHNDIERKYRTNLKDKIAELRNAVPALQSIPEDGIDEGEGNSQRAPKVSKGTVLTKATEYIQYLERRNKAIMKEHQELARRLQAFEQLLSASARQPFLMPNHSRTLFDPRGFC; encoded by the exons ATGGATCCCAATCTCCTCAGCTTTTTCTCGGTGCCCAACAACCAGACACTTAACCCCGTGGACCAGAACGCCGAGTCGTCAGCCGGCGCCAtctctcagcagcagcagcaacaacaagaacCCTCGCCATGGAGACCTTTAGAAGGCGACATGGTCGACAGGACATCTGGTCCTCAAGGGGGACCGGTTTCCTCTTACGACCACCAATCGTCTGCCCCTTCCGACATCACATTCACACAAGCCCCCATGCCATCACCCTACACCCAACATAAGACCGTCTTACCGACCAGGGGTCACCCGCGGACTCACCCAAGGAAAAGGGATGCACACGACAGAAAGCGCACCAAGGTCGACACAGAGTCGGCGCTCGAGTCGCTCGATTACTGGATCCagtttgatgatgatgaggccgAGAGGACAGGAAGTTATGAGATTGACTTTTCTAAGCGATATGACATGATGAACAACACCAGCACTACCCG CCCGGGGTTTGGATCAAGCTCCACGACGCCAGGCCTCGGAACTGGCATCTACGCGACCGCCCCCCCATTTAAGGGGAACGACTATTTTGATGACAACGCTCTAGATAATGCACTGtccgaagatgaagaaggattTGATTCGATGAGTCTGGAGGAGCACTTGTCCAAGATTGAGACGATGCCGCCACCAGAGGTCCCACCAAGGGAGGGTCTCTACTCGACGCCCCTCAGCTGGGAAAAGCCCGAGCCCGGACTGCGGATGGAGCCGAACTTTGGTGTGGGAGAAAGCCCTGGGGGCATGAGTTCCGCGGGATACGGGCAGACGATGCCCGGAGTTGGCAACCAGGTTTTGAGCAATGACGAGCAACGGCGActtctcgccatcgccatgaaCACTGGTCGGACACCGGCTAGTTTTATGCCCCCTAGTGGTTTCGGTCTTGGATTTGGAGCTGGGTTGGGCTCAGGTCTTCCGCCCGAGTTCAACGCAAGCATCGACTCCATCCTGGGAACGCCTGGGGAACAGAGCCAGAAGCAGACGCCAACGCCTGCCGACAGCACAAAGGCTCCATCCCGAAACCAGGATATCAAGACAGAGGCATCGAGTGAGACGGGTACTGCTCTCAGTTCCTCCAGACCACAGCTCCATCGCTCCAATACAGATACCACTGACAAGGGCAAAGATAAGATGAAGTCTGGGGATCGGACAGCTCATAACGACATTGAGCGAAAGTATCGAACGAATCTCAAAGACAAGATCGCCGAACTCCGCAACGCTGTACCCGCCCTGCAGTCGATACCGGAGGATGGAatcgacgagggcgagggaaATTCACAACGAGCGCCCAAAGTGAGCAAG GGCACCGTCTTGACAAAGGCAACCGAATATATTCAATACTTAGAAAGGcgcaacaaggccatcatgaagGAGCACCAAGAGCTGGCACGGCGTCTACAGGCATTTGAGCAGCTTCTCAGTGCCTCGGCTCGACAGCCATTCCTGATGCCCAACCACAGCCGGACGCTCTTCGACCCGAGAGGATTCTGCTGA
- a CDS encoding Ubiquitin-like protein ATG12, with amino-acid sequence MSDHPSQDPSSPSPSPQTASPMPLADNDTASGAASPDLPLTMSASVVLADLPRDASVALASAGSFKADKVVVRFKPVGSAPSLAQDVCKISATRRFEEVVRYLRKKLRCKDTDSVFLYVNSAFAPSLDEVVGNLHQCFKNAHGQLVVVYSLTPAFG; translated from the exons ATGTCCGACCATCCATCACAAGACCCTTCATCCCCCTCACCTTCTCCGCAAACGGCTTCTCCCATGCCGCTCGCCGATAACGACACCGCCAGCGGCGCCGCATCACCAGATCTTCCTCTGACCATGTCCGCGTCAGTTGTCCTGGCCGATCTACCGCGAGATGCGAGCGTGGCACTGGCTAGCGCAGGCAGCTTCAAGGCGGACAAGGTGGTGGTACGGTTCAAGCCCGTGGGGTCGGCGCCGTCGTTGGCGCAAGACGTATGCAAGATCAGCGCAACAAGACGGTTTGAGGAGGTTGTGAGGTATCTCAGGAAAAAGCTGAGGTGCAAAGATACCGACAGTGTCTTTTTGTACGTGAATAGCGCATTTGCGCCGTCGTTGGATGAAGTGGTGGGCAACTTGCACCAG TGCTTCAAGAACGCTCATGGCCAGTTGGTCGTCGTCTACTCGCTAACTCCTGCTTTTGGATGA